One genomic region from Clostridium saccharobutylicum DSM 13864 encodes:
- a CDS encoding M56 family metallopeptidase, which translates to MTIITTATCIGILFIKAIFRNRMSAFLHYYIWIILLARIALLPIVPESFDNIFSFTQKNESVTKQSQMVEESFKDLPASDQSTQANTTIEFPEIQNNVGDIIRIYIMDVWYTGVALLLLYYCFAFIHFTNKVSKIPVCKEEKILEILKECKRKLKIKKHITLKIYDGPAMIKGFFSPVILLNHKYDNNEIKQILIHELCHLKHNDIPINFFTFIILCINWYNPIVWISFFTFKKDTEMLCDYKVISFIKKKREYAILLMKSAMNHNKLIPTTIPIQNGKKEIKRRIQFMANFKKPTITYKGIMSLTVAAILFGSLMIPRVNALADNINESATQNSSGSQEQYVDEYEAAVNNFADSISYDKDTKTMKFTVPETIPDGYKWYVHISGHETIDGVGPGVFHAFEDESYNYKWENGKTYSYQFNENPLISCTFMVGLIKDNSHDIKDALDVTVDSEGKVVKVKKEIKEAVTKLLSTMAYDKDKKAVSFTIPQTTPDNDKWFIHVSGHETTQDGQYGVFNAFEDESYNYKWENGKIYTYNFNENSLVSCNIKAGIIEGNSKDVQYPIDININSDGTISYKLDGQTEIFKISNPENK; encoded by the coding sequence ATGACAATTATTACAACAGCTACTTGTATTGGTATACTATTTATTAAAGCTATATTCAGAAATAGAATGTCAGCATTTTTACATTATTATATTTGGATAATTCTCTTAGCTAGAATTGCTTTACTCCCTATTGTTCCAGAAAGCTTTGATAATATATTTAGTTTTACGCAAAAAAATGAAAGTGTAACTAAACAATCACAAATGGTAGAGGAATCATTTAAAGATTTACCAGCTAGTGACCAGTCAACTCAAGCTAATACCACAATAGAATTTCCCGAAATTCAAAATAATGTGGGAGATATTATTAGAATTTATATAATGGATGTCTGGTACACAGGAGTGGCATTATTATTATTATATTATTGTTTTGCATTTATTCATTTTACTAATAAAGTGAGCAAAATCCCAGTATGTAAGGAAGAAAAAATACTAGAAATTTTAAAAGAGTGTAAGCGAAAGTTGAAAATTAAAAAACATATAACACTCAAAATTTATGATGGCCCAGCAATGATAAAAGGTTTTTTTTCACCAGTTATTCTATTAAATCATAAGTATGATAACAATGAAATAAAACAGATATTGATACATGAATTATGTCATTTAAAACACAATGATATACCAATTAACTTTTTTACGTTCATAATTTTATGTATTAATTGGTATAATCCAATCGTTTGGATTAGCTTTTTTACATTTAAAAAAGATACAGAAATGTTATGTGATTATAAAGTAATAAGTTTTATAAAAAAGAAAAGAGAATATGCAATTCTACTTATGAAATCAGCAATGAATCATAATAAATTAATACCTACAACAATTCCAATTCAAAATGGAAAAAAAGAAATAAAAAGGAGAATTCAATTTATGGCTAATTTTAAAAAACCTACAATTACTTATAAAGGAATAATGTCACTTACTGTTGCAGCAATATTATTTGGAAGTCTTATGATTCCAAGGGTTAACGCATTAGCAGATAATATTAATGAAAGTGCTACTCAAAACAGCAGTGGAAGTCAAGAACAATATGTTGATGAATATGAAGCTGCGGTAAATAACTTTGCTGACTCAATATCTTATGATAAAGATACTAAAACTATGAAATTTACTGTGCCAGAAACAATACCAGATGGATATAAGTGGTATGTTCATATCTCCGGACATGAAACAATAGATGGTGTTGGGCCAGGAGTGTTTCATGCATTTGAAGACGAAAGCTATAATTACAAGTGGGAAAATGGAAAAACATATTCATATCAATTTAATGAAAATCCATTAATCTCATGCACATTTATGGTAGGTCTTATTAAGGATAATTCTCATGATATTAAAGATGCTCTAGATGTAACTGTTGATAGCGAAGGAAAAGTCGTCAAAGTTAAAAAAGAAATTAAAGAAGCAGTTACTAAATTACTTTCAACAATGGCTTATGATAAGGATAAGAAAGCTGTAAGTTTTACAATTCCTCAAACAACACCAGATAACGATAAATGGTTTATTCATGTGAGTGGACATGAAACAACACAAGATGGTCAATACGGAGTGTTTAATGCATTTGAAGATGAAAGCTATAATTATAAGTGGGAAAATGGAAAAATATATACGTATAACTTTAATGAAAATTCATTAGTATCGTGTAATATTAAAGCAGGTATTATAGAAGGAAATTCAAAAGATGTTCAATACCCTATAGATATAAATATTAATTCTGATGGAACAATAAGCTATAAACTTGATGGACAAACAGAGATATTTAAAATCTCTAATCCAGAGAACAAGTAA
- a CDS encoding PdaC/SigV domain-containing protein — translation MNAKLVVILMLITFNTVTVLGGCNNSYNKNSTQNSTTTSSAVDIKEDNLSDKAFKTSSDADNPDTKEYSSANSINKSNIYQITNKAYKKNDVKINYPQLQNSDNSKKLNTINKDLEDEALNILNTYIQEGANIDKLTIDVNYDIKLKNDKYMSIVYTGYSNLEGTAYPLSVFYTTNVDLEKGNSIRLSDYADIRDVLNKLKDSNNVKVLTQDKKLSDVQKNTLLTLESSELNNMLQSADFYRANGKIQPPKEGTYTYMDKDNIIVSIQINHVLGDHAEFLIKK, via the coding sequence ATGAATGCTAAATTAGTAGTGATTTTGATGCTTATAACATTTAATACTGTTACAGTATTAGGTGGCTGCAATAATTCTTATAATAAAAATTCCACCCAAAATTCAACTACAACTTCTAGCGCTGTTGATATTAAAGAAGATAACCTTTCCGATAAAGCATTTAAAACAAGTAGTGATGCTGATAACCCAGATACAAAAGAATATTCTTCTGCAAATTCAATAAATAAATCGAATATATATCAAATAACTAATAAAGCTTATAAGAAAAATGATGTTAAAATTAATTATCCTCAACTTCAAAACTCTGATAATTCAAAAAAACTTAATACAATTAATAAAGATTTAGAAGATGAAGCACTAAACATTTTAAACACTTATATTCAGGAAGGTGCAAACATTGATAAATTAACTATTGATGTAAACTATGATATAAAGCTCAAAAATGATAAATATATGTCAATAGTTTATACTGGATATAGCAACCTCGAAGGAACCGCATATCCACTTTCAGTTTTTTATACAACTAATGTAGATTTAGAGAAAGGAAATAGCATACGACTTTCTGATTATGCAGATATAAGAGATGTATTAAATAAATTAAAAGATTCTAATAATGTTAAAGTTCTTACTCAAGATAAAAAACTATCTGATGTTCAAAAAAATACGCTTTTAACTTTAGAATCCTCTGAACTTAATAACATGCTTCAAAGCGCTGATTTCTATAGAGCTAATGGAAAAATCCAACCTCCTAAAGAAGGTACATATACCTATATGGATAAAGATAACATAATAGTCAGCATACAAATAAATCACGTATTAGGAGATCATGCAGAATTTTTAATAAAAAAATAA
- a CDS encoding oligosaccharide flippase family protein translates to MSKSIAKNAVFSAILNICNIALPIIVMPVVYGAIKSTLNGYLTMGETFTTFFMAFASFGVYQYGLREVSKVRHDDKKVRQTVTSLFLITTSATIIVTIAYALYIILYHNNDPYFYTCMVMGLNLVFNLFNVEWINEALENYNFIALKTMIVKIVYNILTLCFVRTEGDFLFYIYLTLGINFINNIASFIYVKRKFKFDFSNLEIIKHIKPMFFLVILTNTYFLYTWLDKTFIDTEIGSTQAGYYGVAQKVETMVTVLMLTITQVSTARLSNYLGNYSKETYLNLLNKIIKVYFMLLFPASIGLFCVSKQVIIIVGRGEQFLPAVPIMMAFSIYMLSTGIDSIIANQIIYLFGKEKKNTMLTLIGGVVNLILIVFLIYTNMFTATTTVLATLIANIVVIALEYRLIKKEIKLDIHLFEFRNMKYLYYSLVFIPITFFINKYILNTIASCVLDVTACGGIYFIILLITKDKVFLELLNTVIKRANILLRRKESI, encoded by the coding sequence ATGTCAAAATCTATTGCAAAAAATGCAGTTTTTAGTGCTATATTAAACATATGTAATATAGCATTGCCAATAATAGTAATGCCAGTTGTGTATGGAGCAATAAAGTCAACATTAAATGGATATTTAACTATGGGAGAAACTTTTACAACATTTTTTATGGCTTTTGCAAGTTTTGGAGTATATCAATATGGATTAAGAGAAGTCAGTAAGGTGCGTCATGATGATAAAAAAGTTAGGCAGACAGTTACAAGTTTGTTCTTAATTACTACTTCTGCAACAATAATAGTAACAATTGCATATGCACTATATATAATCTTATATCATAATAATGATCCTTATTTTTATACTTGTATGGTTATGGGTTTAAATCTGGTTTTTAATCTTTTTAATGTAGAATGGATTAATGAGGCTTTAGAAAATTATAATTTTATAGCATTAAAGACAATGATAGTTAAAATAGTATACAATATATTGACTTTATGTTTTGTACGAACAGAAGGAGATTTTTTATTTTATATATATTTAACTTTAGGAATAAACTTCATAAATAATATAGCGAGTTTTATATATGTTAAAAGAAAATTTAAGTTTGATTTTTCCAATTTAGAGATTATAAAGCATATAAAGCCAATGTTTTTTCTTGTAATACTTACTAATACTTATTTTTTATATACGTGGCTTGATAAAACCTTTATTGATACAGAAATAGGTTCAACACAAGCAGGATATTATGGTGTAGCTCAAAAGGTAGAGACGATGGTTACTGTATTGATGCTTACAATAACTCAAGTTTCAACGGCGAGGCTTTCTAATTATTTGGGAAATTATTCGAAAGAAACTTATTTGAATCTATTAAATAAAATAATAAAAGTATATTTCATGTTATTATTTCCAGCATCAATAGGTCTATTTTGTGTATCAAAACAAGTAATCATTATAGTTGGACGTGGAGAACAGTTTTTGCCAGCAGTTCCTATAATGATGGCATTTTCAATATATATGCTGAGTACTGGGATTGATAGTATTATTGCAAATCAAATAATTTATTTATTTGGGAAAGAGAAAAAGAATACTATGTTAACTTTAATTGGTGGGGTAGTAAATTTAATATTAATTGTTTTTTTAATTTATACAAATATGTTTACAGCAACTACAACAGTTTTAGCAACTTTGATTGCAAATATTGTAGTTATAGCTTTAGAATATAGGTTGATTAAAAAAGAAATTAAGTTAGATATACATTTATTCGAGTTTCGCAATATGAAATATTTATATTATTCATTAGTATTTATTCCAATAACTTTCTTTATAAATAAATATATACTGAATACAATTGCTTCTTGTGTTCTTGATGTAACTGCGTGTGGTGGTATTTATTTCATAATACTACTTATCACAAAGGATAAGGTATTTTTAGAATTATTAAATACAGTGATTAAAAGAGCAAATATCTTATTAAGAAGAAAAGAAAGTATATAA
- a CDS encoding BlaI/MecI/CopY family transcriptional regulator, with product MDEYSISESEWKIMSVLWKTPNIELSEIVDKLTENEWSYSTIKTLLKRLVNKNVVIVDKSHGKNFRYKPAVEEHECKIKEAKNFLSKVFDNSISLFVSTLAKESNLSRKEQQELMNIINKMEDDE from the coding sequence ATGGATGAATATTCTATCAGTGAATCTGAATGGAAAATAATGAGTGTTTTATGGAAAACACCTAATATTGAATTAAGTGAAATAGTAGATAAACTCACGGAAAATGAATGGAGTTATTCCACTATTAAAACTTTATTGAAGAGATTGGTCAATAAGAATGTTGTAATAGTTGATAAAAGTCATGGAAAAAATTTTAGGTATAAGCCAGCAGTTGAGGAACATGAGTGTAAAATAAAAGAAGCTAAAAACTTTCTTTCAAAGGTATTTGATAATTCAATTTCATTGTTTGTTTCAACGCTTGCAAAAGAAAGTAATTTATCTAGGAAAGAACAGCAAGAATTGATGAATATTATAAATAAAATGGAAGATGATGAATAA
- a CDS encoding GNAT family N-acetyltransferase: MSKGILETERLYLKPLSFKELLYISNDNINKFEAIIEAEGIFDSVRSAILKKLEKMKNINEENHRWYTYWLIINKGNKKAIGFIGFKGLPDKNGYTEVGYSISCNCRSKGFMTESLKTLIKWARKSKACKGVIARVINSNISSKKVLNNCNFRYVSKIQDIEKYVVIFS, translated from the coding sequence TTGAGTAAAGGAATATTGGAAACAGAAAGATTATATTTAAAACCTTTGTCTTTTAAGGAATTATTATATATAAGTAATGATAATATTAATAAATTTGAAGCAATTATTGAAGCAGAAGGAATATTTGATTCTGTTAGATCAGCAATATTAAAAAAATTAGAAAAGATGAAAAATATTAATGAAGAAAATCATAGATGGTATACATATTGGTTAATCATAAATAAAGGTAATAAAAAAGCAATAGGTTTCATTGGATTTAAAGGATTGCCAGATAAAAATGGTTATACAGAGGTAGGATATAGTATTTCATGTAATTGCAGAAGTAAAGGTTTTATGACAGAATCATTAAAAACATTGATCAAGTGGGCAAGAAAATCTAAAGCCTGTAAGGGTGTAATTGCAAGAGTTATAAACAGCAATATAAGTTCAAAGAAAGTACTAAATAATTGTAATTTCAGATATGTTAGTAAAATTCAAGATATAGAAAAGTATGTGGTAATATTTTCATAA
- a CDS encoding histidine phosphatase family protein — translation MNIGLVRHFKVNCDANMFMTSNDFEEWVKEYDNSDVIENKFEILENINWNKCFSSDLLRAIKTAKTIFKGEIRESNLLREVPMSSIFKTNLKLPYVFWCIASRLAWILKHKSQAESKVDTKRRVNAFLNIIEKYSNDNILIVCHGFYMHTFQKELKRRGFCGKSVKRPRNGTLYLYKN, via the coding sequence ATGAATATAGGGTTAGTGAGGCATTTCAAAGTTAATTGTGATGCAAACATGTTTATGACATCAAATGATTTTGAAGAGTGGGTAAAAGAATATGATAATAGTGATGTTATAGAAAATAAATTTGAAATATTAGAAAATATAAATTGGAATAAGTGTTTTTCAAGTGATTTATTAAGAGCAATTAAAACAGCTAAAACTATTTTTAAAGGTGAAATAAGAGAAAGTAATTTGTTAAGGGAAGTACCTATGTCATCAATATTTAAAACTAATCTAAAACTACCTTATGTGTTTTGGTGTATAGCTTCAAGACTCGCTTGGATTTTAAAACATAAATCTCAAGCAGAAAGTAAAGTAGACACTAAAAGACGAGTGAATGCTTTTCTAAACATCATAGAGAAATATTCAAATGATAATATATTGATTGTTTGTCATGGTTTCTATATGCACACATTTCAAAAGGAACTTAAAAGAAGAGGATTTTGTGGAAAAAGCGTAAAAAGACCTAGAAATGGAACATTATATTTATATAAAAATTAG
- a CDS encoding NUDIX hydrolase has protein sequence MNWTESIKSYMPFNEQENKDKEITIKYSNMFDDILTRNNELIHVTSSGFVVNKARDKVLMVHHNIYNSWSWTGGHADGDKDLLSVAIKEVKEETGVKNIVPISDNIISLDILPVLGHIKNKKYVAPHLHISIAYLIEANENEILVVKPDENSGVKWIPIREIDKYSNELHMKKVYKKIVSKIETS, from the coding sequence ATGAATTGGACTGAATCAATAAAGAGTTATATGCCTTTTAATGAGCAAGAGAATAAGGATAAAGAAATAACAATAAAATATTCAAATATGTTTGATGATATATTAACTAGAAATAATGAATTAATACATGTTACAAGTTCTGGATTTGTAGTCAACAAAGCAAGAGATAAAGTTTTAATGGTACATCATAATATATATAATTCATGGTCATGGACAGGTGGGCATGCAGATGGTGATAAAGATTTACTATCAGTTGCAATTAAAGAAGTTAAGGAGGAGACTGGAGTAAAAAATATTGTTCCAATTAGTGATAATATCATATCTTTAGATATTTTACCTGTATTAGGACATATAAAAAACAAAAAATATGTAGCACCACATTTGCATATATCAATTGCTTATTTAATTGAAGCAAATGAAAATGAAATACTGGTTGTAAAGCCGGATGAAAATAGTGGTGTTAAGTGGATACCAATAAGAGAAATAGATAAGTATTCTAATGAATTGCATATGAAAAAAGTATATAAAAAAATAGTATCTAAAATCGAAACATCGTAA
- a CDS encoding ABC transporter substrate-binding protein translates to MKRKISLLLALVMSTSFMLAGCASKKDTKANVDSDVIKIGVFEPMTGANAAGGELEVEGAKLANELYPTVLGKKVELVFADNKSDKVEAASAAANLVEQEHVNAIIGSWGSGNSMAAGDIVQEAKVPAVGASCTNPLVTAGNDYYFRVCFIDPFQGTVMAKYAANTLKAKKVALLQEVSSDYSVGICKFFTDEFKKLTGDNDAIVAKANYNTGDQDFTAQLTNIKSTNPDVIFAPGNFTEGAMIIKQARQLGIKAPIIGGDTWETPEFLDIGKQDVEGTVFSTFFASETPITEESKTFLDAYRNEYNKEPAAVSALSYDAYLVILDAIKRANSTDPVKIRDEIAKTKNFPGAAGVITIDENNNAVKDAVLKVVKDGKFTYLDTIKPEEN, encoded by the coding sequence ATGAAAAGAAAAATTTCTTTGCTTTTGGCGCTAGTTATGTCAACTTCATTTATGCTAGCAGGTTGTGCGTCTAAAAAGGATACAAAAGCAAATGTGGACAGCGACGTTATAAAAATTGGAGTATTCGAGCCAATGACAGGTGCTAATGCCGCTGGAGGGGAACTTGAAGTTGAAGGTGCAAAACTTGCAAATGAACTTTACCCAACAGTTCTTGGCAAAAAGGTAGAATTAGTTTTTGCTGATAACAAGTCTGATAAAGTTGAAGCAGCTAGTGCAGCGGCAAATCTTGTAGAACAAGAGCATGTTAATGCAATTATAGGAAGCTGGGGAAGTGGAAATTCCATGGCAGCAGGAGATATTGTACAAGAAGCAAAAGTTCCAGCTGTTGGGGCATCATGTACAAACCCTTTAGTTACAGCAGGTAACGATTATTATTTTAGAGTTTGTTTTATAGATCCATTTCAAGGGACTGTTATGGCAAAATATGCTGCTAATACCTTAAAAGCTAAAAAAGTAGCACTTCTTCAAGAAGTATCAAGTGACTACTCAGTAGGTATTTGTAAATTCTTTACGGATGAGTTTAAAAAACTTACAGGAGATAATGATGCTATTGTAGCTAAAGCTAACTATAATACAGGAGATCAAGATTTTACAGCTCAGCTTACAAATATAAAGAGTACCAATCCAGATGTAATATTTGCACCAGGTAATTTTACGGAAGGTGCTATGATAATAAAACAAGCAAGACAACTTGGTATTAAAGCTCCAATAATTGGAGGAGATACTTGGGAAACACCAGAGTTTTTAGATATAGGTAAACAAGATGTAGAAGGAACAGTATTCTCAACATTCTTTGCGAGCGAGACTCCTATAACTGAAGAATCAAAGACTTTTCTTGATGCATATAGAAATGAATATAATAAAGAACCAGCAGCAGTATCAGCTTTATCTTATGATGCATATTTAGTAATTTTAGATGCTATAAAGAGAGCTAACTCTACAGATCCAGTAAAAATTAGAGATGAAATTGCAAAAACTAAGAATTTCCCTGGAGCAGCTGGAGTAATCACTATAGATGAAAACAATAATGCAGTAAAAGATGCAGTTTTAAAGGTAGTCAAAGATGGTAAATTTACTTATCTTGATACCATAAAACCTGAAGAAAATTAA
- a CDS encoding ABC transporter ATP-binding protein, translating into MALLSVKNATMQFGGLTAVSDFNLEINEGEIVSLIGPNGAGKTTAFNMITNVYTPTKGKVIFDGIDITGMRQDKITQTGIARTFQNIRLFKDLTVLDNVLIANHVHIKSNCFEAMLKLPKYRKEEKEMVKKSLELLKELGLEDLKDEKASSLPYGKQRKLEIARALATNPKLLLLDEPAAGMNPTETDELTAFVKEIKEKFNLSIFMIEHHMNMVMSLSDRIQVFEYGITIAKGTPSEIQNDKKVIEAYLGVSEDD; encoded by the coding sequence ATGGCATTATTAAGTGTAAAAAATGCAACTATGCAATTTGGAGGTCTTACTGCAGTTAGCGACTTTAACCTTGAAATAAATGAAGGTGAGATAGTTTCACTAATCGGACCGAATGGAGCAGGTAAGACTACAGCTTTTAATATGATCACAAATGTTTATACTCCTACTAAAGGAAAAGTGATTTTTGATGGTATAGATATTACTGGAATGAGACAAGATAAAATAACTCAAACTGGTATAGCAAGAACTTTCCAAAATATAAGACTTTTTAAAGATTTAACTGTACTGGATAATGTACTCATTGCAAATCATGTTCATATAAAATCAAATTGCTTTGAAGCAATGCTAAAGCTGCCTAAGTATAGAAAAGAAGAAAAAGAAATGGTTAAGAAGTCCCTTGAACTTTTAAAAGAATTAGGACTTGAGGATTTAAAAGATGAAAAGGCAAGTTCACTTCCTTATGGTAAGCAAAGAAAACTGGAAATAGCAAGAGCACTTGCAACTAATCCAAAACTTCTTCTTCTTGACGAACCAGCAGCAGGTATGAATCCAACAGAAACAGATGAACTTACAGCTTTCGTTAAAGAAATTAAAGAAAAATTTAATTTATCTATCTTCATGATTGAACATCATATGAATATGGTTATGAGTTTATCAGATAGAATACAAGTTTTTGAATACGGAATTACTATAGCTAAAGGTACGCCTTCTGAAATACAAAATGATAAGAAGGTTATAGAGGCATATTTGGGGGTATCTGAAGATGATTAA
- a CDS encoding VOC family protein, with amino-acid sequence MSIKMMHHVCIQTEKYAESLEFYIKVLGFELVKETENFHNRDYNTWLKLGSFMIELQTSKKGEKLKKWDSSNEGIVHMCFLVDDVKKEFERIKNLGYVNFKIKNGKEIYKVEDGYLLKVKAPEGTEIEMRDTQI; translated from the coding sequence ATGAGTATAAAAATGATGCACCATGTTTGTATACAAACAGAAAAATATGCGGAGTCACTTGAATTTTATATTAAAGTTTTGGGATTTGAATTAGTTAAAGAAACTGAAAATTTTCATAATCGTGATTACAATACATGGCTGAAATTAGGATCGTTTATGATTGAATTACAAACTTCTAAAAAGGGAGAAAAATTAAAGAAGTGGGACTCATCAAATGAAGGAATAGTACATATGTGTTTTTTAGTTGATGATGTTAAAAAAGAATTTGAGAGAATAAAAAATTTGGGTTATGTTAATTTTAAAATTAAAAATGGGAAAGAGATATATAAAGTTGAAGACGGATATTTATTAAAAGTTAAGGCTCCTGAAGGTACTGAAATTGAAATGAGAGATACACAGATATAG
- a CDS encoding branched-chain amino acid ABC transporter permease, with protein MTLSTFMQNLANGISLGSLYALIAIGYTMVYGILKLINFAHGDIFMMAAYFAFFGMATFGLPWYVSFIVAIILTALLGMGIEFTAYRPLRNAPKISALISAIGVSFLLENLAVVLFGGRPKAFPDIKLFTDVVVIGGVSIQNLTFIIPIVTIIILFVLLHLVNNTNVGMAMRAASKDVETARLMGINVNRIISFTFAIGSGLAALGSMMWCVKYPQIVALMGMMPGLKCFIAAVIGGIGDIKGAVIGGFILGLTEIMLVGFFPGLTGYRDALAFILLIIILLFKPTGIMGKNLTEKV; from the coding sequence ATGACATTAAGTACATTTATGCAAAACTTAGCAAATGGAATTTCTCTAGGAAGTTTATATGCACTTATTGCTATAGGATATACTATGGTTTATGGTATATTAAAGCTTATAAACTTTGCACACGGAGATATATTTATGATGGCTGCTTATTTCGCATTTTTCGGAATGGCAACATTTGGACTACCTTGGTATGTTTCTTTTATCGTAGCAATAATTTTAACAGCATTACTTGGAATGGGTATAGAGTTTACAGCTTATAGACCACTTAGAAATGCACCAAAGATTTCGGCGCTGATTTCAGCGATTGGTGTATCATTCTTACTTGAAAACTTAGCTGTCGTGTTATTTGGAGGAAGACCAAAAGCATTTCCAGATATAAAATTATTTACAGACGTAGTAGTTATAGGTGGGGTTTCAATTCAAAATCTTACTTTTATAATTCCAATTGTTACTATAATAATATTATTCGTTTTATTACATCTAGTTAATAATACAAATGTTGGTATGGCAATGAGAGCAGCGTCTAAAGACGTTGAAACTGCAAGACTTATGGGTATAAATGTAAATAGAATAATTTCTTTTACTTTTGCTATAGGTTCAGGATTAGCAGCTCTAGGATCTATGATGTGGTGTGTTAAATATCCACAAATAGTAGCTCTTATGGGAATGATGCCAGGATTAAAATGTTTTATAGCTGCGGTTATAGGTGGTATAGGTGATATCAAAGGAGCAGTTATTGGAGGATTCATTCTTGGACTTACTGAAATTATGTTAGTAGGTTTCTTCCCAGGATTAACAGGATATAGAGATGCATTAGCATTTATATTATTAATAATAATCTTGCTATTTAAGCCTACAGGAATAATGGGCAAAAATTTAACAGAGAAGGTGTAA
- a CDS encoding DUF421 domain-containing protein, producing the protein MREYLILFCRSVIAYFVLLFFTRVMGKKQMSQLTYFDYIVGITIGSIAAVASVDKDINVFEGSFSIIIWSILTILISEVTLKNIKIRLWLDGEPLVIINDGKVIYKNMKKARYNIGDLLMQLRDKDVFYITDVEMAVLEPDGKLSILKKAQKSTLTAEDMNIRKPKPGMMVDIVLNGNILSRHLQQINKDEQWVIKKLKSKNINNIKDVIFAGIQADQKMYVVTYDDSIEIDL; encoded by the coding sequence ATGAGAGAATATTTAATTCTTTTTTGTAGATCAGTTATTGCTTATTTTGTTTTACTTTTTTTTACTAGAGTTATGGGAAAAAAACAAATGTCTCAATTAACTTATTTTGATTATATTGTTGGGATAACAATAGGTTCTATTGCAGCAGTGGCCTCGGTGGATAAAGATATTAACGTATTTGAAGGAAGTTTTTCTATAATTATATGGAGTATACTTACAATATTGATTTCCGAAGTAACATTAAAAAATATTAAAATAAGATTATGGTTAGACGGGGAACCTCTAGTAATTATTAATGATGGAAAAGTTATTTATAAAAATATGAAGAAAGCTAGATATAATATAGGAGATTTATTAATGCAGCTTAGAGATAAAGATGTATTTTATATTACAGATGTGGAAATGGCAGTCTTAGAGCCGGATGGTAAACTAAGTATTTTGAAAAAAGCACAGAAATCTACATTGACTGCAGAGGATATGAACATTAGAAAGCCTAAGCCAGGAATGATGGTTGATATAGTATTGAATGGAAATATTTTATCTAGACATCTACAACAAATTAATAAAGATGAGCAGTGGGTGATTAAAAAATTAAAATCAAAAAATATTAATAATATTAAGGATGTAATATTTGCTGGAATACAAGCAGATCAAAAGATGTACGTGGTTACTTATGATGATTCAATCGAAATTGATTTATAA